DNA from Centroberyx gerrardi isolate f3 chromosome 20, fCenGer3.hap1.cur.20231027, whole genome shotgun sequence:
AAGTATAATTAATACTAATTAAAATATAGGCTAATGAATTGAGTTGATATTGGTGGCTGTTGCTTCATGATGATGACTGCAGGTCACAGTTCACccacctgacctctgacccccctccctccccgatCACAGGTCTTGGATTTGACCCGGCAGCACATAGCAGTCAGTGGGTCCGGAGGAGCTGAAGGGCATCATGTCTAAAGAAATCTCCGCCTCGCACTCGTACTGCAGAATGGCGGGCAGCAGCAGGTTCCTCTGGTTCCGAGATCCGTCCGAGATGACGGACACTTTGTCGAAGTGCTGCTCCAGATCCTCCCCGGCGTGCGGCGGGATGCAGGCCAGCCGCTGCACCCCGGGGCCGGGCGCGGTGGCCTCTTTCTGCATGGTGGTGTCGTGGTGATAAGACACCAACTCGTTGCTGAAACCCACCGCCTCCACCGCGGAGCTCGAGCAGTATTTATTACAGCCCAGGATAGTGGAGAAGGCCTTCCTGAAATCGGCGTTGAAGGCGTAGATGACCGGGTTCAGGGAGGAGTTGGCCCAGCCGAGCCACACGAAGATGCTGAAGGTGGTGTCGCTGACGCACGGCGGCTCTCCAAGCTTGTCCGGGTCGCAGAAAGGAACCACGCAGTTCAGGACGAAGAACGGCAGCCAGCAGAACACGAACACTCCCATGATGATGGAGAGAGTCTTTAAAACTTTCGTTTCCTTCTTAAACGACGTTTTCAGGGAGCTTTCGTCGTGGTTTGACGCGCGGTGGCGGTGGTTTTGCGCGCGGTGGGCCGCCGCCCTCTCCAAAGACGAGATCCGTCTGATTTGGGTTTGCGCGATGCGGAAAATACGCGTGTACGTCCCCACCATGATCACCACGGGGATGTAGAAGCTGATGAGCGAGGAGGAGATGGCGTAAGTCCGGTTCAGGCTGGTGTTGCAGTCCTCCGGGTTGTCCGACGTCGAGTTGTTGGCGCCCGCCTGGTGCCAGTTGAGCTGCACGGGGATGAAggagatgaggatggagagCGTCCAGGCGACTCCGATCATCAGGAAGGCGAACCTGCGCGTCATTTTGCGCTCGTACTTGAACGGGCTGGAGATGGCCCAGTAGCGGTCCATGCTGATGATGCACAGGTTGAGGATGGACGCGGTGGAGCACATGATGTCGAAGGCGATCCAGGTGGCGCAGAAGCGGCCGAACAGCCACGTGCCGGCCACCTCGGACACCGCCCTC
Protein-coding regions in this window:
- the LOC139915516 gene encoding D(5)-like dopamine receptor, whose translation is MESFHNESQNHIQDLQEHQVVTAGADSPGPGGGLSLRALTGCVLCVLIVSTLLGNTLVCAAVVKFRHLRSKVTNSFVISLAVSDLFVAVLVMPWRAVSEVAGTWLFGRFCATWIAFDIMCSTASILNLCIISMDRYWAISSPFKYERKMTRRFAFLMIGVAWTLSILISFIPVQLNWHQAGANNSTSDNPEDCNTSLNRTYAISSSLISFYIPVVIMVGTYTRIFRIAQTQIRRISSLERAAAHRAQNHRHRASNHDESSLKTSFKKETKVLKTLSIIMGVFVFCWLPFFVLNCVVPFCDPDKLGEPPCVSDTTFSIFVWLGWANSSLNPVIYAFNADFRKAFSTILGCNKYCSSSAVEAVGFSNELVSYHHDTTMQKEATAPGPGVQRLACIPPHAGEDLEQHFDKVSVISDGSRNQRNLLLPAILQYECEAEISLDMMPFSSSGPTDCYVLPGQIQDL